The following is a genomic window from Dehalogenimonas sp. 4OHTPN.
GCGGTTCGCTCGACAGACTGGCCTTACTGGATAATTTCTGCTGGGGCTCGGTCAAGGACGAGCAAAGCCTGGGCGCGCTGATCCGAGCCGCCCAGGCATGCGCTGACCTTTCCCTGGCTTACGGCACCCCGTTCATCTCCGGCAAGGACTCTCTCAATAACCAGTTTCGGGTCGGCGACAGAGTGGTTTCCATCCCGCACACCCTCCTGGTTTCAGCCATCGGAATCATGCCCGACGCCGAACGGGCGGTGACCATGGACTTTAAAGGCGATGGGAACCTGGTCTACCTGGTGGGCGAAACTAAAGCCGAACTCGGCGGTTCCGCTTATTACGCCGCCCGCGGCTTCATAGGGAATTCGGCCCCGGCAGTGGCGCCGGCATCGGCGAAGGCGGCTTACCAAAGGCTGTCCGCCGCTACCGCCCGCGGCCTGGCGCGCGCCTGTCACGACCTGTCGGAAGGCGGTCTGGGGGTCGCCCTGGCAGAGATGGCCTTTGCCGGCGGGCTTGGGGCCAGGATAAATTTAAGCCGGGTACCCCAGCCCGGCGACATCATGCGGGATGACTGCCTCCTCTTCTCCGAGTCCAATTCCCGGCTTCTGGTGGAGGTGGCGCCCGCCGACCGGGCTGATTTTGAGTTTATTATGGAAAGTTCAGCCTTCGGGCTCATCGGCGAAGTGACCAGCAGCCCCCGCCTGAAGGTCCAGGGGCTTAACGGCAGCCTGGCCATCGACCAGCCGTTAAGCGAACTGAAAAACGCCTGGCAGAGGCCGCTGAAATGGTAAAAGAAGTGCGCGTCATGGTGCTGCGGGCGCCGGGTACCAACTGTGACCGGGAACTTGCTCATGCCTTCGAGATGGCCGGAGGTAAACCAAGGATAACCCACATGAACGAACTGATTGGCGGTTCACAAAAACTGACCGATTACCATATCCTGGGACTGCCCGGCGGTTTCTCCTATGGTGACGACCTCGGCGCCGGCAAGGTACAGGCCAACGAGATGCGGCTGCGCCTTTTTGAGCAGCTTGCCGCGTTTATCGACCGCGGCGGTCTGATTATAGGTATCTGCAATGGCTTTCAGGTGCTCATCAAAACCGGCATCCTGCCCGGGCCGGCCAGGCAGGAACTGCCTCACGTCACTCTGACCAATAACGATTCCGGGCGTTTTGAATGCCGGTGGGTGAAACTGTCCAGCACCCCGGGTAACCGCTGCGTCTGGACTGAGGGCATCGAGCAGCTGGAAGCGCCGGTGGCCCATGGGGAAGGCAAACTGGTTGCCGCGCCGTCCACCCTGAGCCGGCTGCGGGCTGTATTTTATTACGCCGACGCTAACTGGCGGCCGACCGCTGAATACCCGGCCAACCCTAACGGCTCCGTGGGCAACATTGCCGCGCTGACGGACGATACCGGCCGGGTCTTTGCTTTGATGCCTCACCCGGAACGGTTTGTCCGAGCCTCCCAGCACCCCGCTTGGACGCGCCGGAACATCGAGGAACCCGGCGCCGGGCTGAGGATTTTCCAGAACGGCGTCGACGCCGCCAGGCGCGGTTGATGCCCCCCGGCCATTTATTTTTCAGCATCAGGGATGTACAATGTTGCCGCATCTTGGAGTAACGCTCGATGAATAAGAATTATTTTCGGCTTGTTTGGCGCCTGACCGCAATTCTTTTAACCTGCGCCCTCGCCTTTTCAGGCTGCGGCGGCGGAGATCCGGCCGCGACCACCAGCCATCCCCCGGCCGTGACGACAAACCCGCCGACAACTGCTCCGACGACCGCAGCCACCACCACGCCGACCACCACGCCGACTACCACGCCTGCCCCGACCACGACTCCGCCGCCATCCATCAACGCCGCAGCTCTATATGCCAGCAGCTGCGCGGCCTGCCACGGCGCCAACCGGCAAGGGGTGATGTCCGGAACCACCGTGCTGGGGCCGGCGATTCCGCCTACCATGAATTTCATCGTCAACCGGACCGAAGCCCAGCTGGCGATGTTCCTTTCCGGCCACGCCACGAGCATCAACATGACCAACCCTGAACGGGCTGCCCTGGCAGCTTTCCTGAAAAACCCCTGAAGTCGTAAACCTGATACCAAAAAAGGGGCTTTTCAAGCCTCTTTTTTGTTTTGAAATGGAATATTTTATTGCTACATTAAGTGGGAGAGCTTTTTTCGGAGGAAATCAATGAATAACCTGAAAAACAAGGGACTGCGTTCAATAGCCGCCGCCGGTTTGATATTAACCGGTATCGGCCTGTCAGCCTGCGGCGGCGGCACGCCCACTACCCAACCGACAACTTCAAACCCGCCGACCGGCACCCTCAGCGGGGGCGCCCTGATTTATTCCAATACCTGCGCCTCCTGCCACGGCGTCAACCGGACCGGCACGACTTTGGCTCCGGATATCAGCGTTAATTCTCCGCGCATCAGCGGGAAAACTGAAAACGCCCTGGTGGTCTGGATTTCAACCCATTCCCCGGTACCGCTGTCTT
Proteins encoded in this region:
- the purQ gene encoding phosphoribosylformylglycinamidine synthase I, yielding MVKEVRVMVLRAPGTNCDRELAHAFEMAGGKPRITHMNELIGGSQKLTDYHILGLPGGFSYGDDLGAGKVQANEMRLRLFEQLAAFIDRGGLIIGICNGFQVLIKTGILPGPARQELPHVTLTNNDSGRFECRWVKLSSTPGNRCVWTEGIEQLEAPVAHGEGKLVAAPSTLSRLRAVFYYADANWRPTAEYPANPNGSVGNIAALTDDTGRVFALMPHPERFVRASQHPAWTRRNIEEPGAGLRIFQNGVDAARRG
- a CDS encoding c-type cytochrome yields the protein MNNLKNKGLRSIAAAGLILTGIGLSACGGGTPTTQPTTSNPPTGTLSGGALIYSNTCASCHGVNRTGTTLAPDISVNSPRISGKTENALVVWISTHSPVPLSSAERNLLATFLKTP